Proteins co-encoded in one Natronorubrum daqingense genomic window:
- a CDS encoding UbiA family prenyltransferase translates to MTTPTANPTERQWLASLQRALRVLVHSNLFISLATMSVVVTTVVLADLPLEALPLFIVFGATLFVYTVNRFTDLEEDEANVPERASFTKRYGRFLLALAVGCYVVAIAVAVSQGLPGAVYLLLPLVVAILYSVGGVKELFLVKNGFVGLAWGAIPLGVGYYSQQLWTLEILVITGYVTAMITVAAVIFDVKDIPGDRAEGIATVPNRLGPAATRRYSQVANVAIGVAVVALVVGTGLSLEFLALLAMNGYVAAYIPFATPERGPLYYGFVVDGEHVFLAAVVLALEWLVW, encoded by the coding sequence GTGACCACACCTACTGCGAACCCGACCGAACGCCAGTGGCTCGCGTCCCTCCAGCGGGCACTCCGAGTGCTGGTCCACAGCAACCTCTTCATCTCGCTCGCGACGATGAGCGTCGTGGTCACGACGGTCGTCCTCGCGGACCTCCCACTCGAGGCCCTGCCGTTGTTCATCGTCTTCGGCGCGACGTTGTTCGTCTACACGGTCAACCGATTCACCGACCTCGAGGAAGACGAGGCGAACGTACCCGAGCGCGCGTCGTTCACGAAACGCTACGGCCGGTTTCTGCTCGCGCTCGCGGTCGGCTGTTACGTCGTCGCAATTGCGGTCGCCGTCTCGCAGGGGCTGCCGGGTGCAGTCTACCTGCTTTTGCCCCTCGTCGTGGCAATTTTGTACTCGGTCGGTGGCGTCAAGGAGCTCTTTCTGGTGAAAAACGGCTTCGTCGGACTGGCGTGGGGGGCGATTCCACTCGGTGTCGGTTACTACTCCCAACAGCTCTGGACGCTCGAGATCCTCGTGATTACGGGGTACGTGACGGCGATGATCACCGTCGCCGCGGTCATTTTCGACGTGAAGGATATTCCGGGCGATCGGGCCGAGGGGATCGCTACCGTTCCCAACAGACTCGGCCCGGCGGCGACGCGACGCTACTCGCAGGTCGCGAACGTCGCGATCGGTGTCGCCGTCGTCGCGTTGGTCGTCGGAACCGGTCTCTCGCTCGAGTTCCTCGCGTTACTTGCGATGAACGGATACGTCGCGGCCTACATTCCCTTCGCGACGCCGGAGCGCGGACCGCTTTACTACGGCTTCGTCGTCGACGGAGAACACGTGTTTCTGGCAGCAGTCGTCCTGGCTCTCGAGTGGCTCGTCTGGTGA
- a CDS encoding DUF63 family protein codes for MDEYIERYGAERLWVATVVLLAGAVALAAFLFPQRVYVDFIWQYYWGPVVADAHGWNCVTWADGDQLECGEVTGDDGPTASPGYTAVSYAGYIPTLILMAVGILFAIRRLDIDRYRAGFFALFPFMLFGGALRTVEDANVAAYGATGDLAIQLPWSGFLISPLIYFTVALIALIAVVASVWLERNDYVSGYEYPLFGIGTVVLAVTLGWLGYLAAVTDYVGFVPSIAAIVLVAATVSTAIVWAGIQRFAPSLNRGTGYMGIVVIWAHAVDGFANQLMLDWSHVWGLAYAPKHPVNDAIVTHTEAVLDWLFFVPSGLTDTIGEAWPFALLKLAAPVFIIWIFNEEIFEESPRFAILMMITVVAVGLGPGTRDMLRATFAI; via the coding sequence ATGGACGAGTATATCGAACGGTACGGGGCCGAGCGCCTCTGGGTCGCGACCGTCGTCCTCCTCGCGGGCGCCGTTGCACTCGCTGCATTCCTCTTTCCCCAGCGCGTGTACGTCGACTTCATCTGGCAGTACTACTGGGGACCGGTGGTCGCCGACGCGCACGGATGGAACTGTGTTACGTGGGCCGATGGTGACCAATTAGAATGCGGCGAGGTCACGGGAGACGATGGACCGACCGCCTCACCCGGCTACACCGCCGTTTCCTACGCCGGTTACATCCCGACGCTCATCCTGATGGCGGTCGGAATTCTGTTCGCAATTCGGCGTCTCGATATCGACCGGTATCGAGCGGGCTTTTTCGCGCTGTTCCCGTTCATGCTCTTCGGGGGCGCACTGCGAACCGTCGAGGACGCGAACGTCGCCGCATACGGCGCGACCGGCGACCTCGCGATTCAGCTACCGTGGTCGGGCTTCCTGATCAGCCCGCTGATCTACTTCACGGTGGCATTAATCGCTCTCATCGCAGTCGTTGCGTCGGTCTGGCTCGAGCGAAACGACTACGTTTCGGGCTACGAGTATCCGCTGTTCGGAATTGGGACAGTTGTCCTCGCCGTGACGCTCGGGTGGCTCGGCTACCTCGCCGCGGTGACGGACTACGTCGGATTCGTCCCGTCGATCGCCGCCATCGTCCTCGTGGCCGCGACGGTTTCGACTGCGATCGTCTGGGCGGGAATCCAGCGATTCGCGCCGTCACTGAACCGCGGAACCGGCTACATGGGAATCGTCGTCATCTGGGCCCACGCCGTCGACGGCTTTGCGAACCAGTTGATGCTCGATTGGTCGCACGTCTGGGGACTGGCCTACGCCCCGAAACACCCAGTCAACGACGCCATCGTCACGCACACGGAGGCGGTGCTCGACTGGCTGTTCTTCGTGCCGTCAGGTCTCACGGACACCATCGGTGAAGCTTGGCCGTTCGCCCTCCTCAAGCTCGCCGCACCGGTGTTCATCATCTGGATCTTCAACGAGGAGATCTTCGAGGAGAGTCCTCGATTCGCTATCCTGATGATGATCACCGTCGTCGCAGTCGGACTCGGACCCGGAACGCGTGATATGCTTCGAGCGACGTTCGCCATCTAA
- a CDS encoding TrkH family potassium uptake protein, with the protein MKIRVDWRASVSLTGTICKYLSLALFVPLAVAVVYQRDILVFVVTIVITVTIGLLLERVDPDPELRPREAMLLVALSWFAVAILGAIPYLLATVGTDSSLAHPVNALFESMSGFTTTGATVMDEISTDRYSHALLLWRQMTQWLGGMGIIVLMIAILPKLAVNGAQLIQIESPGPEFQKLTPRIAETARILWAVYFVLTLVLAASLYGLHLVGLAPNMTAYNAVAHSFTTLPTGGFSPEPNSIAAFSAPVQWILIPFMVVAGTNFALFWYLVRVEPRRFLENTEFRAYAGVIAVLTGIVGVMLYGGAAPALGELGGTTEGSGESALRHGLFQIVSLLNSTGFATSDFAAWDSTAQFMLLTAMFVGGSAGSTGGGIKIIRWLVIWKVARRELVTAAHPEAVKPIRLGGYVIDEDVIRGVLGFTLLYLLVFVAATVFIVLNSARVGSSLTVLEAISASIATIGNIGPGFGTLGPFGSYLEFPMTSKLVMIFLMWIGRLEIIPVLVLFTGAFWKR; encoded by the coding sequence ATGAAAATACGCGTTGATTGGCGGGCGAGTGTCTCTCTCACCGGCACGATCTGTAAATACCTCTCTCTTGCACTTTTCGTCCCGCTCGCCGTGGCCGTCGTCTACCAACGCGATATCCTCGTCTTCGTCGTGACGATCGTGATCACCGTCACGATCGGTCTCTTGCTCGAGCGAGTCGATCCCGACCCCGAGTTACGGCCTCGAGAGGCGATGTTACTGGTGGCGCTCTCCTGGTTCGCCGTTGCAATACTCGGGGCGATTCCGTACCTGCTCGCGACCGTCGGAACAGACTCTTCGCTCGCGCACCCGGTGAACGCGCTTTTCGAATCCATGTCCGGATTCACGACGACCGGGGCAACCGTGATGGACGAAATTTCGACCGATCGCTACTCACACGCGCTCTTGTTGTGGCGACAGATGACCCAATGGCTCGGCGGGATGGGAATCATCGTGTTGATGATCGCCATCTTACCGAAACTCGCGGTAAACGGTGCACAACTGATCCAGATCGAATCTCCGGGCCCCGAATTCCAGAAACTCACCCCGAGAATCGCCGAAACGGCGCGTATCCTCTGGGCGGTTTACTTCGTACTCACGCTCGTTCTCGCCGCCTCGCTCTACGGCCTCCACCTCGTCGGTCTCGCACCGAACATGACGGCGTACAACGCCGTCGCACACAGCTTCACGACGCTACCGACCGGCGGGTTTTCTCCCGAGCCGAACAGCATCGCGGCGTTCTCCGCGCCAGTCCAGTGGATTCTCATCCCGTTCATGGTCGTCGCGGGGACGAACTTTGCGCTCTTCTGGTATCTGGTGCGTGTCGAACCTCGACGATTTCTCGAGAACACCGAATTCCGGGCTTATGCAGGAGTCATAGCCGTCCTCACTGGAATCGTCGGTGTAATGCTGTACGGGGGCGCAGCCCCTGCACTCGGCGAACTGGGTGGCACGACCGAGGGATCCGGCGAGAGCGCCCTCCGTCACGGGCTCTTCCAGATCGTTTCGCTGCTCAACTCGACCGGATTCGCGACGAGTGACTTCGCGGCGTGGGATTCGACCGCCCAATTCATGTTGCTCACCGCGATGTTCGTCGGCGGCAGCGCCGGGTCGACCGGCGGCGGGATCAAGATCATCCGCTGGCTCGTCATCTGGAAGGTCGCCCGCCGGGAACTGGTCACCGCCGCCCATCCCGAGGCCGTGAAACCGATCCGTCTCGGCGGGTACGTCATCGACGAGGACGTCATTCGTGGCGTGCTCGGCTTCACCCTTCTCTACCTCCTCGTGTTCGTCGCCGCGACGGTGTTCATCGTGCTCAATTCGGCCCGCGTCGGCTCCTCGCTCACCGTCCTCGAGGCCATCAGCGCGAGCATCGCAACGATCGGCAACATCGGCCCCGGATTCGGAACGCTCGGCCCGTTCGGGAGTTACCTCGAATTTCCAATGACGTCGAAACTCGTGATGATTTTCCTCATGTGGATCGGTCGTCTCGAGATCATTCCTGTCCTGGTGTTGTTCACCGGTGCGTTCTGGAAACGCTGA
- a CDS encoding DUF5795 family protein, which translates to MSENRVVQGRMVTAGKLAELIEDDSVMEAESIEEADRECPDCGGDVLKVGYMPSVTEFVTGWKCQDCDWSDTDRE; encoded by the coding sequence GTGAGCGAGAATCGCGTCGTTCAAGGGCGAATGGTTACGGCTGGCAAACTCGCGGAGCTGATCGAGGACGACTCCGTGATGGAGGCCGAATCGATCGAAGAGGCCGACAGGGAGTGTCCCGACTGTGGCGGAGACGTGTTGAAAGTTGGCTACATGCCTTCAGTCACCGAGTTCGTTACCGGCTGGAAGTGCCAGGATTGCGACTGGAGCGACACCGACCGAGAGTGA
- a CDS encoding amino acid permease, whose amino-acid sequence MADSDQELARDLGFLEAYTLGLGTMIGAGIFVLPGIVAESAGPASMISFMIGGVVALLAALSLSELATGMPKAGGSYYYVNHALGSFFGTIVGWGMWAGLMFATAFYMLGFGQYLLDQPSDAFAVILAGVVMASLLVAINYRGVKETGSLQNVIVILLLGLIVVFILVGLLAIDTDLLTPFVPEGEGYPVVAATAGTVFVTFIGFEVIATSAEEIENPGRNLPLSMIAAVVTPTILYVLVMLVSTGTLPIPDLAESDVPVADVAATAADMFGALAIGEYTLEFATVGSVVMISGAILATISSANASILSAARVNFAMGRDKILTNWLNKIHDEYRTPYRAILATGAVILALIASPLPIDTLADVASFMFLITYALVHTAVVVLRRAEPDEYEPDFRIPSLLYPIVPALGFITCIAVMLQMEPVVQLIGLGIVGVGIAWYHFYAKEQAVSTTLIGEAVAPRETEAETIDDGYRVVVPVSNPNTQQPLLNYAAASAASQDTEAELVAVNVIEVPPQTSPAQIEFEETRVERQQQLLESVRDVAEALDVAVRTRAIVARSAEDTLLSVIDEEDADHVLLGWGGERRRRDVLFGSTIDPLLERAPCDVTLVKDPTDSPGRIVSLAGSGPHASTSARRAGELQRVFADSSLTLLNVQPELDDDATGDDAVEEAKAPIDPVAVGRETIDSVAADAGLDSPEYDSRVVVDDDVTGALVDAAAEYDTIVIGATGTSTVAQALYGSIPQRIVEESDGAVIMSRGEQRAPRTFRQALLQRLER is encoded by the coding sequence ATGGCTGACTCCGATCAGGAACTCGCGCGTGACCTCGGCTTTCTCGAGGCGTACACCCTTGGACTTGGGACGATGATCGGTGCGGGAATCTTCGTGTTGCCTGGTATCGTCGCCGAGAGCGCGGGCCCGGCGAGCATGATATCGTTTATGATCGGCGGTGTCGTCGCCTTGCTGGCTGCCCTCTCGTTATCCGAACTGGCAACTGGGATGCCGAAAGCCGGCGGGAGCTACTACTACGTGAACCACGCGCTGGGGAGTTTCTTCGGCACCATCGTCGGCTGGGGAATGTGGGCCGGCTTGATGTTCGCGACCGCGTTCTACATGCTCGGTTTCGGCCAGTACTTACTCGACCAGCCCTCCGACGCATTCGCCGTGATCCTCGCCGGAGTGGTCATGGCGTCGCTCCTCGTGGCGATCAACTACCGTGGCGTCAAAGAGACGGGATCGTTACAGAACGTCATCGTTATTCTGTTACTGGGGCTGATCGTCGTCTTCATCCTCGTCGGCTTGCTCGCGATCGATACGGACCTGCTCACGCCGTTCGTTCCGGAGGGTGAGGGGTATCCCGTTGTTGCAGCAACCGCAGGAACGGTGTTCGTCACCTTCATCGGCTTCGAAGTGATCGCGACCAGCGCAGAAGAGATCGAGAACCCCGGCCGCAACCTGCCGCTGTCGATGATCGCCGCCGTCGTCACGCCGACGATTCTCTACGTCCTCGTCATGCTCGTCAGCACGGGCACGCTTCCGATTCCCGACCTGGCAGAGTCGGACGTTCCCGTCGCGGACGTCGCCGCAACGGCCGCCGACATGTTCGGCGCGCTCGCCATCGGCGAGTACACGCTCGAGTTCGCGACCGTCGGCTCGGTCGTGATGATCTCGGGGGCAATTCTGGCGACCATCTCCTCGGCGAACGCGTCGATCCTCTCGGCGGCCCGCGTCAACTTCGCGATGGGGCGAGACAAGATCCTCACGAACTGGCTCAACAAGATCCACGACGAGTACCGAACGCCGTATCGAGCGATTCTCGCGACGGGTGCCGTCATCCTCGCACTGATCGCCAGTCCGCTTCCGATCGATACGCTCGCGGACGTTGCGAGTTTCATGTTCCTCATCACGTACGCGCTCGTCCACACCGCAGTCGTCGTTTTGCGACGGGCCGAGCCCGACGAGTACGAGCCGGACTTTCGGATCCCGTCGCTCCTCTACCCGATCGTGCCAGCGCTTGGATTCATCACGTGCATTGCAGTGATGCTCCAGATGGAACCGGTCGTGCAACTGATCGGCCTCGGAATCGTCGGGGTCGGCATCGCCTGGTATCACTTCTACGCGAAAGAGCAGGCCGTCTCGACGACACTCATCGGCGAAGCGGTCGCTCCACGGGAGACGGAAGCAGAGACAATCGACGACGGCTACCGCGTCGTCGTTCCCGTCTCGAACCCGAACACCCAACAGCCGCTGTTGAACTACGCGGCGGCGAGCGCCGCGAGTCAAGACACGGAAGCCGAACTCGTCGCCGTCAACGTCATCGAGGTCCCACCGCAGACCTCGCCGGCACAGATCGAATTCGAGGAAACGCGCGTCGAACGCCAGCAACAACTCCTCGAGAGCGTCCGGGACGTCGCCGAGGCCTTAGACGTCGCCGTCCGAACGCGCGCGATCGTCGCCCGGAGCGCCGAAGACACGCTCCTCTCGGTCATCGACGAGGAGGACGCCGACCACGTCCTGCTCGGCTGGGGTGGCGAGCGCCGACGCCGGGACGTCCTCTTCGGGTCGACGATCGACCCGCTCCTCGAGCGTGCGCCGTGTGACGTGACGTTAGTCAAAGACCCGACCGACTCGCCGGGGCGAATCGTTTCGCTCGCCGGTAGCGGTCCCCACGCCTCGACGTCCGCGCGCCGGGCGGGCGAACTTCAGCGCGTGTTCGCCGACAGTTCGCTCACGCTGTTGAACGTCCAACCGGAACTGGACGACGACGCCACTGGAGACGACGCTGTCGAGGAAGCGAAAGCTCCCATCGATCCGGTTGCCGTTGGTCGGGAAACTATCGATTCAGTCGCGGCTGACGCCGGTCTCGACTCGCCAGAGTACGACTCTCGAGTCGTCGTCGACGACGACGTGACGGGGGCACTCGTCGACGCCGCCGCCGAGTACGACACTATCGTGATCGGTGCAACGGGAACCAGCACCGTCGCGCAGGCGTTGTACGGTTCGATTCCACAACGCATCGTCGAAGAAAGCGACGGGGCAGTGATTATGTCCCGCGGCGAGCAGCGAGCGCCGCGAACGTTCCGTCAGGCGCTCCTCCAGCGTCTGGAACGCTAA
- a CDS encoding inositol monophosphatase family protein, producing the protein MSERDADARRASVALEAATEGAAVAARSFRGDLAVEHKDGKTDVVTQADRDAQEAVIDRIDDVFPGEPVVGEEAEALKTVPEEGPAWIVDPIDGTNNYVDGISAFGTAVAAIRDGRPVAGAFVCPALSDTYRVGPDGVFRNGEPMSVSERRDPETATVCPTYWWDFDQREHYAAATRAIVERFGDMRRLGCAQLELAMVASGGLEGVVTNLQTPAWDTVLGVHLVREAGGTVTDLEGNRWHHDSTGLVASNGELHEEVLQAAREIDVGMS; encoded by the coding sequence ATGAGTGAAAGAGACGCGGACGCTCGACGCGCGAGCGTTGCACTCGAGGCGGCGACGGAGGGTGCAGCGGTCGCGGCGAGGTCGTTTCGGGGTGATCTCGCTGTCGAACACAAAGACGGGAAGACGGACGTCGTCACCCAAGCCGATCGAGACGCACAGGAGGCGGTCATCGACAGGATCGACGACGTGTTTCCGGGAGAGCCGGTCGTCGGCGAGGAAGCGGAGGCGCTGAAGACCGTCCCCGAAGAGGGGCCGGCCTGGATCGTCGACCCGATCGACGGAACGAACAACTACGTCGACGGCATTTCGGCGTTCGGCACGGCCGTCGCCGCCATTCGCGATGGTCGGCCGGTCGCTGGCGCGTTCGTCTGCCCCGCACTCTCGGATACCTACCGCGTCGGCCCCGACGGCGTGTTTCGAAACGGGGAGCCGATGTCGGTCAGTGAGCGTCGCGATCCCGAGACTGCTACCGTCTGCCCGACCTACTGGTGGGACTTCGACCAGCGCGAACACTACGCCGCGGCGACTCGAGCGATCGTCGAACGCTTCGGCGACATGCGCCGCCTCGGCTGCGCGCAACTCGAGCTCGCGATGGTCGCCTCGGGGGGACTCGAGGGTGTCGTGACGAATCTGCAAACGCCGGCGTGGGACACCGTTCTCGGCGTTCACTTGGTTCGCGAGGCGGGCGGGACGGTAACCGATCTCGAGGGGAATCGCTGGCACCACGACAGTACGGGACTGGTCGCCTCGAACGGTGAACTTCACGAGGAGGTTCTGCAGGCTGCTCGAGAGATCGACGTCGGGATGAGCTGA
- a CDS encoding amino acid permease: MTGADEELAKDLGLFSALAIGIGTMVGAGIFILPGEAAQEAGPIVVLSFVIGGMIALVNAFSVSELGTAMPKAGGAYYYINRALGPLFGSISGVGDWIGLAFASAFYCIGFGGYLATLLDGVVVPIPGVGELALLPTIALGPLVLTEIQIGALLAGIAFVGINYIGAKETGSIQTAIVTLLLAILTVFAFVGFFSFDWGTVTTDGTLAPLGYGEVLPGTALVFVSYLGYAKIATIGEELENPGRNLPIAIIGSVVIVMIIYSILVALMIGIIPYDAISEETPMSDVAGVIFENNLGVIGVTSITLAALLATASSANASILASARINFAMGRDKIVTDWLNEIHPRFATPYRSIAVTGGMILVFIILLGENLEVLSKAASALHLIVYALINAALIVFREADVPDYDPDFTVPFYPITPILGIVLSLGLIGFMDMIEVALSLLFVVAALIWYGIYARHETDREGVLSNYILSRTEEMPDVAVSAANVAKPKAENEHTVVVPVSNPRTESHLLSLASVVAKANDGVVEAVHIVEVPDQTPLVEGSEHVQRIDDESQRLMENVRKSTETLDVPVEVRTVASHRSFEEVFDVARREHADTVVMGWGPDRPWSAGRAERPLDELTHDLPCDFLVLNDRGLETDRVLVPTAGGPDSVLSAEIARYLREQFDSEITLLHVVDEKSQAEGEAFLTEWATEHGLEDATIRVDTSGDIEDAIATAARDHSLIILGATGRGLLSRLIRGSLAYSVVNEVECSVLLAERPTERSFWDRLVGSRSEDD; this comes from the coding sequence ATGACTGGGGCCGACGAGGAACTTGCGAAAGACCTGGGCTTGTTTTCCGCGCTCGCGATTGGAATCGGGACGATGGTCGGTGCGGGAATTTTCATCCTCCCGGGTGAGGCCGCACAGGAGGCGGGTCCGATCGTCGTCCTCTCGTTCGTTATCGGCGGGATGATCGCCCTCGTAAACGCCTTTTCGGTGAGCGAACTGGGGACGGCGATGCCCAAAGCCGGCGGCGCGTACTACTACATCAATCGCGCGCTCGGGCCGCTCTTTGGCTCCATCTCCGGCGTCGGCGACTGGATCGGGCTCGCCTTCGCGAGCGCCTTCTACTGCATCGGGTTCGGTGGCTACCTCGCGACGCTGTTAGACGGCGTTGTGGTCCCGATTCCCGGCGTCGGCGAACTCGCACTCCTCCCGACCATCGCGCTGGGTCCGCTCGTCCTGACCGAGATCCAGATCGGAGCGCTCCTCGCCGGAATCGCGTTCGTCGGCATCAACTACATCGGCGCGAAGGAGACGGGGAGCATCCAGACGGCCATCGTCACGCTGCTCCTCGCGATCCTCACCGTCTTCGCGTTCGTCGGTTTCTTTTCCTTCGACTGGGGGACCGTGACGACCGACGGCACCCTCGCCCCACTTGGCTACGGCGAAGTGTTGCCCGGAACGGCCCTCGTGTTCGTCTCCTACCTCGGCTACGCGAAGATCGCGACCATCGGTGAGGAACTCGAGAATCCCGGTCGAAATCTCCCTATCGCGATCATCGGCAGCGTCGTCATCGTGATGATCATCTATTCGATTCTCGTGGCGTTGATGATCGGGATCATCCCCTACGACGCGATCAGCGAGGAGACGCCGATGTCCGACGTGGCAGGGGTCATCTTCGAGAACAATCTCGGCGTCATCGGCGTCACCTCGATCACGCTCGCTGCACTGTTAGCCACGGCCTCGAGTGCGAACGCGTCGATTCTCGCCTCCGCGCGAATCAACTTCGCGATGGGACGGGACAAGATCGTCACCGACTGGCTCAACGAGATCCACCCGCGCTTCGCGACGCCGTATCGCTCGATCGCCGTCACCGGCGGGATGATCCTCGTCTTCATCATCTTGCTCGGCGAGAACCTCGAGGTGCTCTCGAAAGCTGCCAGCGCGTTACACCTCATCGTGTACGCGCTCATCAACGCCGCGTTGATCGTCTTTCGCGAGGCGGACGTTCCCGACTACGATCCGGACTTCACCGTCCCGTTCTATCCGATCACGCCGATCCTCGGGATCGTCCTCTCGCTCGGACTCATCGGGTTCATGGACATGATCGAGGTCGCGTTGAGCCTCCTGTTCGTCGTCGCTGCGCTCATCTGGTACGGCATCTACGCCCGTCACGAGACCGACCGCGAGGGCGTCCTGAGCAACTACATCCTCTCTCGCACCGAAGAGATGCCAGACGTCGCCGTTTCGGCCGCGAACGTCGCCAAACCGAAAGCTGAGAACGAACACACCGTCGTCGTTCCAGTTTCGAACCCGCGAACGGAATCTCACCTGCTCTCGCTGGCGAGCGTCGTCGCCAAGGCCAACGACGGCGTCGTCGAAGCTGTCCACATCGTCGAGGTGCCCGACCAGACGCCACTCGTCGAAGGTTCCGAACACGTTCAGCGAATCGACGACGAGTCACAGCGCCTGATGGAGAACGTCCGCAAGAGTACGGAAACCCTCGACGTGCCGGTCGAGGTTCGAACGGTCGCGTCCCACCGCTCGTTCGAAGAAGTGTTCGACGTCGCCCGCCGCGAACACGCTGATACCGTCGTCATGGGCTGGGGGCCGGATCGTCCGTGGAGTGCCGGGCGCGCCGAACGGCCACTCGACGAGCTGACCCACGACCTCCCGTGTGACTTTCTCGTCCTGAACGACCGCGGTCTCGAGACTGACCGAGTCCTGGTTCCGACCGCTGGCGGTCCGGACTCCGTCCTCAGCGCCGAAATTGCGCGATACCTCCGCGAGCAATTCGACAGCGAGATCACGCTCTTACACGTCGTCGACGAGAAGAGCCAGGCCGAAGGTGAAGCCTTCCTGACGGAGTGGGCGACGGAACACGGCCTCGAGGACGCGACGATACGAGTCGATACGTCGGGAGACATCGAAGACGCCATCGCGACGGCGGCGCGCGACCACTCGTTGATTATCCTCGGCGCAACCGGACGCGGCCTCCTCTCGCGGCTCATCCGGGGATCGTTGGCCTACAGCGTGGTCAATGAAGTCGAGTGTTCCGTTCTGCTCGCCGAACGGCCGACGGAACGGTCGTTCTGGGATCGTCTCGTCGGCAGTCGATCGGAGGACGACTGA
- a CDS encoding universal stress protein, translated as MTLSSPLVVASTLVISVVVLVVAGFRIQRQRDSHADGSEESSESTLRSASPQLSIFDSEDVDDARAIDPRIFLPDFPDATDDVTEQVLAFACSIKHRYGDEPVHLLRIQSTEARAGAGDSDADSSTPGQFSGLEAAENTAINSDTTESEDVPATVAQTVDETETDLVVMGHEPSHASEGATFGRTADHVLAETSLPTYLVHLDGALSEKERLHVVVPQHIDHHEGFYEAIYNVKQLASTLEASVTVWVFEQNVQHYRTLFDLVEIDVVAEFASVRSWDELYAELELETVPAEFVITLAVRSEKIGWDPELESVSTRLTDVPARSSALFFLREDEPEHDDRFLRTD; from the coding sequence ATGACGCTTTCAAGTCCACTCGTCGTCGCCAGCACGCTCGTCATCAGTGTCGTCGTCCTCGTCGTCGCCGGCTTCAGAATCCAGAGACAGCGTGATAGCCACGCAGACGGAAGCGAGGAGTCCTCCGAATCGACGCTTCGGAGTGCGTCACCCCAGTTGTCGATTTTCGACTCCGAAGACGTCGACGACGCTCGAGCGATCGATCCGCGTATTTTCCTTCCAGACTTCCCGGACGCGACCGACGACGTCACCGAGCAGGTACTCGCGTTCGCGTGCTCGATCAAGCATCGCTACGGTGACGAACCCGTTCACCTCCTTCGAATCCAATCTACCGAAGCGCGCGCGGGGGCGGGTGATTCCGACGCGGACTCGAGTACACCCGGCCAGTTTTCGGGCCTCGAAGCGGCGGAGAACACGGCCATCAACTCGGATACGACCGAGAGCGAGGACGTACCGGCGACGGTCGCTCAGACGGTCGACGAAACGGAGACGGATCTGGTCGTCATGGGACACGAACCGTCCCACGCCAGCGAGGGGGCGACGTTCGGTCGAACGGCCGATCACGTCCTCGCGGAGACGTCCCTCCCAACGTATCTGGTCCATCTCGATGGTGCCCTCTCGGAGAAAGAACGGCTGCACGTCGTCGTCCCACAACACATCGATCACCACGAAGGATTCTACGAGGCGATTTACAACGTCAAACAACTCGCGAGCACGCTCGAGGCGTCCGTCACGGTCTGGGTGTTCGAACAGAACGTCCAACACTATCGGACGCTCTTCGATCTCGTCGAAATCGACGTTGTGGCCGAATTCGCGTCCGTCCGGTCCTGGGACGAACTCTACGCCGAACTCGAACTCGAGACGGTTCCCGCGGAGTTCGTGATCACGCTCGCGGTTCGATCCGAGAAGATCGGCTGGGATCCCGAACTCGAGTCGGTTTCGACGCGACTGACGGACGTCCCGGCGCGGTCGTCTGCGCTCTTTTTCCTCCGGGAGGACGAACCGGAACACGACGACCGGTTCCTTCGGACCGATTAG